GACAGCGCACGGGTGCCGGAGCCGGTCCTTTCGATCGATGTGAATGAGGCGACGGCCGCAGAGCTGGAGCGTCTGCCACGTGTCGGACCCGCGCTAGCCGCCCGCATCGTGGCGTGGCGCGTGAAGAACGGTCCGTTCGAATCTTTGGAAAGCCTCCGTCACGTGCGTGGCATCGGGCCGGCCACGGCACGGCTGCTCGCCCCTCTGGTGACGTTTTCGGGGCGGCACAGTCCATCCCAAAGTGAGGCACCTGCCTCGCCAGCCCCCGCGCCCCGTACGTGTCCTAGCCGAAATCAGTACTCATGGCTGCTACTGTTTCCCCGCTCTCTGGTCGAGCCACCGAACGGCTCGGCGATCTCCTCGTCAAAGAGGGGCTACTTACTCGCGAACAGCTGGCAAAGGCGCTGCAGGAGCAGTCCAATACGCCCGGCCAACGCATCGGGCTGACCGTCGTCAAGATGGGCATGGTGCCGGAAACGGAAGTCGTGCGCATGCTCGCACGACAGTACCGGATGCCGGCCGTCGATCTGGCACGCTTCGAGGTCGACACGCGCCTGCTGAAGCTGATCCCGGCGGAGCTGGCGTCAAAGCACACCGTGCTGCCGCTCAAGCGCGACGGACGTCAGCTGACCGTGGCCATCGCCGATCCGACCGCCATGTCGGTGATCGACGATCTCAAGTTCATTACGCGCTACGACATCGTCCCCGTGCTGGCAGGCGAGTACTCGATGCGCGCGGCGATCGAGAAGCACTACGAAGCGAACGAAGTGCACATGCAGTCGCTGCTGCAGGACATCGCGGCGGCTGAGGAAGACGACGTCGAAGTCCTGGAGGCCCAGGAAGACGCCCAGGACGCCAGTGTGCTGGCGGCGCAGGTTGATGAAGCGCCCGTCGTCAAGCTCATCAACGCTATCCTCGTCGATGCCGTGCACAAGGGCGCGTCGGACATCCACTTCGAGTGCTTCGAACACGAACTGCGTGTGCGCTATCGCATCGACGGCGCGCTCGCCGAAGTGATGAAGCCGCCCCTGAAGATGCGTGCGGCGCTGATCTCGCGTTTCAAGATCATGGCGTCGCTGAATATCGCCGAACGCCGAGTGCCGCAGGACGGTCGCATCAAGCTGAAGGTTGGCAAGAAGGTCATCGACTTCCGCGTCAGCGTGCTGCCCACGCTGTTCGGCGAAAAGGTCGTGCTTCGAATCCTCGACAAGGGAAACCTCACCCTCGATCTCGAGAAGTTCGGTATCGAGCCGCGCGCCGAGCGCGAGCTGATGGAAGCGATCTCGAATCCGTACGGCATGGTGTTGGTTACGGGCCCGACCGGTTCGGGCAAGACCACGACACTGTACTCGGCGCTGTCGAAGATCAACAACGGCGACACGAACATCATGACCGCCGAAGATCCCGTCGAGTACAACCTCTTCGGCATCAATCAGGTACAGGTGCGCACCGAGATCGGCATGACCTTCGCGGCCGCCCTGAAGGCGTTCCTGCGTCAGGACCCGAACGTCATCATGGTCGGCGAAATCCGAGACCTGGAGACGGGCGGCATCGCCATCAAGGCCGCGCTCACCGGCCACATGGTCATGAGCACGCTGCACACGAACTCCGCGCCCGAAACGATCACACGATTGCTGGACATGGGTCTCGAGCCCTTCAACGTGGCTTCGGCGCTCAACCTGATTCTGGCGCAGCGACTCGTGCGCCGGATCTGCAGCAAGTGCAAGGTGAAGTACGAGCCCGACGCCGCGGAATTCGCCGGCGCCAAGGTGAAGTCAACCACCACGATGCGCGAACTCAAGTTCACCGACGAAGCGCTCGACAACGCCAAGTCGCGCGCCACGCCGGAAGCCGTTCCGTTCCTGACGAACCTGTCGCTCGATACCACGATCGGCGAGCTCCCGTACTTCAAGGGACATGGCTGTGACGCGTGTGGCGGGACCGGACTGAAAGGTCGACAGGGCTTGTACGAAGTGATGTTCCTGACGCAGACGCTCAAGAAGCTGGTGATGCAGAACGCGGACGTGCAGGTGCTGCGCAACGCCGCGATCGATGAGGGCATGCTGTCGCTCCGCATGGACGGCTGGCTCAAGGTGCTCAAAGGAGTGACCACGCTCGATCAGGTCATCCGTGAAACAGCAAGTTGAGTTTGTGTGACGGTGGGGTTTCCTCCCGCCGAAACGCTCGTCCACATCCGGGACGCCGATTGACGCCCCGTTCACGACTGCCCGCGCGATGACAGCTCCCGCCCAGACACCCGTATCACTGCGCACCCTGCTCGATGAAATGATCGAGCGGGATGCCTCCGACTTGCACGTTTCCGCCGGTGACCGGCCGAAGCTGCGGGTCGATGGTGATATCGTGAACTCCAGCATCGAACATGTGCTCACGCCCCGGGACACGCTGCAGCTGGCGTATTCGGTGCTTACCGAGAATCAGAAGAAGCGATTCGAAATGGAGGACGAGCTCGACTTCTCGTTCGGCATCGCGAATCTCTCCCGGTTCCGCGGCAACGTGTTCAAGCAGCGCGGCTGCGTGAGCATGGTGATTCGTTGCATTCCGTTCCACATCAAGACGTTCAACGATCTCAATCTCCCGCCGGTGATTGCCGGCTTCGCCGACCGTCCGCGCGGCCTCGTGCTCGTGACCGGCCCGACCGGCTCTGGCAAGAGCACCACGCTCGCGGCGATGATCGACAAGATCAACACCGAGCGTCGCGGGCACATCATCACGGTCGAAGATCCGATCGAATTCATTCATCGGCATCGCAACTGCATCATCAATCAGCGCGAGGTCGGCGCCGACACCAAGAGCTTTGCGTCGGCCCTCAAGTACGCGCTCCGTGAAGATCCCGACGTCATCCTGATCGGCGAAATGCGCGACCTTGAAACGATCCAGGCCGCGCTCACCATCGCCGAAACGGGTCACCTCGTGTTCGCCACGCTGCACACCAACAGTGCGGCCGAAGCGATCAACCGCATCATCGACGTGTTTCCGGCGCACCAGCAGAGTCAGGTCCGCGCGCAGTTGGCGTTCACCCTCGAGGGCATCATCACGCAAGTCCTGATGCCCAAGATCAGTGGTCGTGGCCGGGCGATGGCCGCGGAAATTCTGGTGATGACGCCAGCCATGCGCGCGCTGATTCGTGACGACAAGGTGCACCAGATCTACTCGCTCATGCAGGCCGGTAAGAAGTTCGGCATGCAGACGATGAACGATGCGCTGTACCAGCTGTACGTGTCGCGCCAGGTGAGCGCCGACGAGTGCATTCGCGCGTCGGGCGATCCGAACGAGTTCCTGCGCATGATCGGCAAGGGGCCGACCGACGACAATCTCTCGGCCCCGCCGCAGGCCAACCGTAACGGCGATCGCGCCGTGGTCGGCGGCCTCGGGAAACGGTAGCTCCGCACCCGCTGTCTCTGAAGCTGTTGTAGTGGTTCTCCGCACTTTGACTATCTGATACCATGCCTACGTTCACCTATACCGCGCGCGGCACCAACGGCGAGCTCAAATCGGCCACGATCGACGCGCCCAGTCGCGACGACGCGGTCGCCCAGCTCCGCCGCCAGCGTCTCACGATCATCAAGGTCGACGAGTCGCGATCGACGCCGAAGAAGACCGGTGGGTCGATCGGCATGCGCGACATCGTGATCTTCACGCGTCAGTTCTCCACCATGATCAACGCCGGCCTGCCGCTCGTGCAGGCACTCGACATTCTGGCGCGCCAGAGCGAGAACAAGGCGCTGGCGGCGGTGGTGCGCGAAGTGGTGTTCGACGTGGAGTCGGGTAACACGGTCGCCGATGCCATGCGCAAGCATCCGAAGGCGTTCAGCGACCTGTACACCAACATGGTCGCGGCTGGCGAAGCGGGCGGTATCCTCGATACCATCCTGAACCGCCTCGCGATCTTCATGGAAAAGAACGACGCCCTCGTCCGCAAGGTGAAGGGCGCCATGATCTATCCCACGGTCATTCTCTGCGTGGCCGGCTTGTGCGTCGTCATTCTGCTCTGGAAGGTCATTCCGGTATTCAGCAGCATGTTCGACAGCGTGGGCATGGAACTGCCGCTCCCCACGAAGGTCGTGATCGGGTTGTCGCACTTCCTGACGACATACTGGTGGGGCATCCTGATCTCCGGCGCCGGCGCGGCGTTCTTCACGAAGCGCTTCTACGCCACGCCCGGTGGTCAGCTGGTCATCGACAAGGCGCTCCTCAAGG
This region of Gemmatimonas groenlandica genomic DNA includes:
- a CDS encoding ComEA family DNA-binding protein, producing the protein MPTPAERQALLFLAAVAVIGGGARVLSTRQLSRDVAEAEQGPAPNTDLATRALDAQIAAVDSARRSGKTKKSATRATSSRRARQSTLDSARVPEPVLSIDVNEATAAELERLPRVGPALAARIVAWRVKNGPFESLESLRHVRGIGPATARLLAPLVTFSGRHSPSQSEAPASPAPAPRTCPSRNQYSWLLLFPRSLVEPPNGSAISSSKRGYLLANSWQRRCRSSPIRPANASG
- a CDS encoding GspE/PulE family protein; amino-acid sequence: MAKALQEQSNTPGQRIGLTVVKMGMVPETEVVRMLARQYRMPAVDLARFEVDTRLLKLIPAELASKHTVLPLKRDGRQLTVAIADPTAMSVIDDLKFITRYDIVPVLAGEYSMRAAIEKHYEANEVHMQSLLQDIAAAEEDDVEVLEAQEDAQDASVLAAQVDEAPVVKLINAILVDAVHKGASDIHFECFEHELRVRYRIDGALAEVMKPPLKMRAALISRFKIMASLNIAERRVPQDGRIKLKVGKKVIDFRVSVLPTLFGEKVVLRILDKGNLTLDLEKFGIEPRAERELMEAISNPYGMVLVTGPTGSGKTTTLYSALSKINNGDTNIMTAEDPVEYNLFGINQVQVRTEIGMTFAAALKAFLRQDPNVIMVGEIRDLETGGIAIKAALTGHMVMSTLHTNSAPETITRLLDMGLEPFNVASALNLILAQRLVRRICSKCKVKYEPDAAEFAGAKVKSTTTMRELKFTDEALDNAKSRATPEAVPFLTNLSLDTTIGELPYFKGHGCDACGGTGLKGRQGLYEVMFLTQTLKKLVMQNADVQVLRNAAIDEGMLSLRMDGWLKVLKGVTTLDQVIRETAS
- a CDS encoding type IV pilus twitching motility protein PilT; translation: MTAPAQTPVSLRTLLDEMIERDASDLHVSAGDRPKLRVDGDIVNSSIEHVLTPRDTLQLAYSVLTENQKKRFEMEDELDFSFGIANLSRFRGNVFKQRGCVSMVIRCIPFHIKTFNDLNLPPVIAGFADRPRGLVLVTGPTGSGKSTTLAAMIDKINTERRGHIITVEDPIEFIHRHRNCIINQREVGADTKSFASALKYALREDPDVILIGEMRDLETIQAALTIAETGHLVFATLHTNSAAEAINRIIDVFPAHQQSQVRAQLAFTLEGIITQVLMPKISGRGRAMAAEILVMTPAMRALIRDDKVHQIYSLMQAGKKFGMQTMNDALYQLYVSRQVSADECIRASGDPNEFLRMIGKGPTDDNLSAPPQANRNGDRAVVGGLGKR
- a CDS encoding type II secretion system F family protein; the encoded protein is MPTFTYTARGTNGELKSATIDAPSRDDAVAQLRRQRLTIIKVDESRSTPKKTGGSIGMRDIVIFTRQFSTMINAGLPLVQALDILARQSENKALAAVVREVVFDVESGNTVADAMRKHPKAFSDLYTNMVAAGEAGGILDTILNRLAIFMEKNDALVRKVKGAMIYPTVILCVAGLCVVILLWKVIPVFSSMFDSVGMELPLPTKVVIGLSHFLTTYWWGILISGAGAAFFTKRFYATPGGQLVIDKALLKVPVLGDVLRKSAVSRFTRTLGTLISSGVSILDGLEITARTSGNRVVQDAIMGSRASIAGGDTIAGPLQKSEVFPPMVISMIAVGEQTGGLDEMLSKIADFYDDEVDAAVSALLSLLEPVMIVFLGVVVGGMIVAMYLPIFDMVNAVK